From the Methanomicrobia archaeon genome, the window AGATCTTCCACCCATCCGTATCCTTAGATCCAGAAGCTGTTTACCGGGACTATCTCGCATTTCAAGGCGTGGGATATCCAGAGGATAGAATAGCGGTGTATCCCTCGCTACCAACCTAAGCCAAACGGGGCACCCAGCTTCAAAATAATACCAGAACAAAGACTCGAAAAGGAGTAGAGGTGAAAACGCCTCTTCTTTTGCCCTTTAGTTGAGCGGTAAGGGATGAGAGGAATGGACATGAGCATGAAAGAATTCGAAGCGTGCAGGTTATGCGAATGGAACTGCGGGGTTAATAGGTACGAAGACGTGGGTGTGTGCAACGTCACCATACCCGAGATCGCCTATACCTGCCTAGCGGAATCCCTTGAAAGTTACTCGATCACCTTGCTCGGCTGCAATTTCCGCTGCCTCTATTGCAATGCGTATCGCTTGTCCCAGTATCCGGATACCAATTGGTTCTATCGCGGCTATGTCGAGCCTCAAGAGTTGGCGGAAGAAGCGGTGGCTGCCTTGAGAGAAGCGGGCATCACGAAGCTGGGTTTTACCGGTGGTGAACCGACCATACATCTCCCGTATATAGAAGAGGTGGTAAAAGCGGCTAAGAACGAGATGCCCGAACTGCGCGTAGGATTTACCACAAACGGGTTCGCAACGCAGGAAAGCATGAGGAGAATCGTGAAGATGTGCTCGTATATCACACTCGAGATCAATGCATTTCAGAATGAGACGCACTTGGCGTTGAGCGGCGCTCCGGTTGAGCCGGTCTTACGAAATGCTGAGTTGCTGAGTGAACATCGGGATAAGATACGGGCGTTTAAAACTGTGGTTGTGCCACGAATAAACGATAAGGAGATAGTGGAGATCGCACAATTTATCGCCTCGTTTGATCCTTCAATACCGTATCATCTGGTCGGATTTCGGCCCAGTTTTATGCTCTATTACCATCCCGGGCCGTCAGCGAATGAGCTAGAAGCGATAGCGCGCAGGTGTGAAAAATATTTGGAGACCGTTGAGTGGGGTGGCGTGTATCCAACGGGAAGCGCATTTGATGCGTCTGGCGCTGAACTGGCGTTAAAGTACGCTGAACGAGCAGGATGCATACGAAAAGATAGGAATTGTGGGCTCTGCACCATGAACAAGAAATGTCCAGCGATCTTACGCGAGCCGTGGTTGTGCACGCACGCCAAAAGCGGGCAAAAAGATATGGATCAAAACGATAGAGACCATGAGGAGGAGCAAGCATAATGTCGGATAACGATGCACTGCGTGAGCGGGAAACAACGAACGAAGAGATAAGAGCGCAATATAAGCGATTTGTCGGTCGGAAAGTGCTCTTCATCTTCTCGACTATCATCTTGATTGTTCTTATCGCGGGCATAGCGGCAACGCTCGGCTCGTATCCTATCTCGGTCATAGAGGTCTATTCAATACTGTGGCACGGGCTCTTTCAAAATCCTGAAACGACCAAAGAGCTTGTCGTCTGGAACCTGAGACTCCCGCACATCATCATGGGCATTTTAGCGGGCATAGGACTGGCAATTGCCGGAACCACAATGCAGGCGGTGGTGCGCAACCCACTGGCAAGTCCGTATACGCTGGGAATCGCATCTGCCGCGGGCTTTGGTGCTGCGCTTGCCATCATTCTCGGTGCAGGCTTTGTCACGGGGCAGTATCTCATCATAGTCAACGCCTTTATTTTCGCGCTGCTCTCTGCTTCCATCATCTACGGCTTATCGCGGCATAAAGGAGCGACACCGGAGACGATGATTTTAGCCGGTATCGCCCTGATGTATCTATTCTCCGCAATGACTGGGATTTTACAGTATTTCGGCGAGGAGACGGCGGTGGCTGAGGTGGTGTTCTGGATGTTTGGCAGTCTTGGACGAGCCTCATGGGATAAGCTGCTCTTTGTGTTCATTATCCTTGCCATCTGCGTTCCGATTCTCATGCTGAAATCCTGGGATTTGAACACACTGAGTGCAGGCGATGAGAGCGCAAAAAGCCTCGGTGTCAACGTTGATCAGACACGAGTCGTCTGTTTTATAATTGCCTCGTTCGTTACCGCAGGCAT encodes:
- a CDS encoding radical SAM protein yields the protein MKEFEACRLCEWNCGVNRYEDVGVCNVTIPEIAYTCLAESLESYSITLLGCNFRCLYCNAYRLSQYPDTNWFYRGYVEPQELAEEAVAALREAGITKLGFTGGEPTIHLPYIEEVVKAAKNEMPELRVGFTTNGFATQESMRRIVKMCSYITLEINAFQNETHLALSGAPVEPVLRNAELLSEHRDKIRAFKTVVVPRINDKEIVEIAQFIASFDPSIPYHLVGFRPSFMLYYHPGPSANELEAIARRCEKYLETVEWGGVYPTGSAFDASGAELALKYAERAGCIRKDRNCGLCTMNKKCPAILREPWLCTHAKSGQKDMDQNDRDHEEEQA
- a CDS encoding iron ABC transporter permease, which produces MSDNDALRERETTNEEIRAQYKRFVGRKVLFIFSTIILIVLIAGIAATLGSYPISVIEVYSILWHGLFQNPETTKELVVWNLRLPHIIMGILAGIGLAIAGTTMQAVVRNPLASPYTLGIASAAGFGAALAIILGAGFVTGQYLIIVNAFIFALLSASIIYGLSRHKGATPETMILAGIALMYLFSAMTGILQYFGEETAVAEVVFWMFGSLGRASWDKLLFVFIILAICVPILMLKSWDLNTLSAGDESAKSLGVNVDQTRVVCFIIASFVTAGIICFTGTIGFIGLVAPHMSRMVIGGDNRYLIPASGLFGAALLLGADTIARRVIAPAILPVGLVTSFMGVPLFLYLILRRRREYW